One Zeugodacus cucurbitae isolate PBARC_wt_2022May chromosome 3, idZeuCucr1.2, whole genome shotgun sequence genomic region harbors:
- the Indy_2 gene encoding protein I'm not dead yet: METDQEELSAGKRCKYFFKNHWRGFTAFTAPILLLPLLFIEPNKEMHCCYVVCLMAIFWIGELFPLGITSLLPVPLFPLLGVLDTTTTVNAYFPNAIILFFGSLVISLAIEYSNLHKRIAYAVLSVIGCKIYRLHFSMLYITMFVSMWISNSAATAMMCPVIKGTLEEMSSQGVVEMWDTTKVLGPEDLPYPSRVQIAFYLGVSYAASMGGLGTLIGTGTNIAFKGLFEGTFPKSTTLGFLPFMAFNVPPMLVNTTLMAIGLQWQFMGLFRSKSKQISSSKEAEEAAREVIREKAKELGKVSCHEIQVGILFILMIILFLTRKPGIGDLKGYADIINEKNIQSSAGLSAVSFLLFALPVNYLCIKYFICRKPDVEGTATPVLDWSWFSVRHSWGLLYLLAGGFALAEGASKSHFAAYVGDSLSALEVLPPWLLQFICFCVAVFATAFTSNVAMCNILIPILINLSLSVKVNPAYICFPAALGLSMAFHLPVSTPPNAIVAQFGNIRTKDMAVGGILPTIIVTVSLLGFMQTWGLVIFPDLNEFPDWANSTNAKV; encoded by the exons ATGGA AACCGATCAGGAGGAACTTAGTGCCGGTAAACGCTGCAAATACTTCTTCAAAAACCATTGGAGAGGATTTACCGCATTTACGGCACCCatcttgttgttgccattgcttTTCATAGAACCCAATAAG GAAATGCACTGTTGTTATGTGGTGTGTTTGATGGCCATTTTCTGGATTGGTGAACTATTTCCACTAGGCATAACTTCGCTCTTACCAGTGCCGCTCTTTCCACTGCTGGGCGTTTTG GATACCACGACCACAGTTAATGCATATTTTCCTAACGCCATTATATTGTTCTTCGGCAGTTTGGTGATCTCCTTAGCCATCGAATATTCGAATTTGCATAAACGTATTGCCTACGCTGTACTCTCCGTTATTGGCTGTAAAATATACAG ATTACATTTTAGTATGCTATATATTACAATGTTCGTATCGATGTGGATCTCGAACTCGGCAGCAACGGCCATGATGTGTCCGGTCATTAAGGGAACTTTAGAAGAAATGTCTTCA CAAGGTGTGGTTGAGATGTGGGATACTACCAAGGTGCTGGGTCCAGAAGA TTTGCCGTACCCTTCCAGAGTACAAATTGCATTCTACCTCGGTGTATCTTATGCCGCGTCCATGGGCGGTTTAGGTACGCTTATTGGCACTGGTACAAATATTGCTTTCAAAGGACTTTTCGAAGGAACATTTCCCAAGTCAACCACATTGGGTTTTCTACCATTCATGGCTTTCAATGTGCCACCAATGCTCGTCAATACCACACTTATGGCCATAGGCTTACAATGGCAGTTTATGGGCCTCTTCCGATCGAAGAGTAAACAAATTAGTTCATCGAAAGAAGCGGAAGAGGCGGCACGTGAAGTCATTAGAGAGAAAGCAAAAGAACTGGGAAAAGTTTCGTGTCACGAAATCCAAGTGGGCATACTATTCATACTCATGATAATACTTTTTCTCACACGGAAACCGGGCATTGGTGATCTCAAAGGCTATGCGGACATTATAAATGAAAA aaATATTCAATCATCTGCTGGCCTCTCCGCAGTCTCATTTCTACTTTTCGCATTGCCCGTcaattatttatgcataaaGTACTTCATATGCCGAA AACCGGATGTGGAGGGCACAGCGACACCGGTTCTCGATTGGTCCTGGTTCTCCGTGCGTCACTCATGGGGTTTACTCTATCTGCTTGCTGGTGGTTTCGCACTCGCCGAGGGTGCGTCTAAGTCTCATTTTGCTGCGTACGTTGGCGATTCCTTGTCGGCTCTAGAGGTGTTACCACCATGGCTTTTACAattcatttgcttttgtgttgccGTATTCGCGACCGCTTTCACATCCAATGTTGCCATGTGTAATATTCTAATACCcatattaataaatttg TCGTTATCGGTTAAAGTAAATCCGGCTTATATTTGCTTCCCCGCTGCTTTGGGTCTAAGCATGGCTTTTCATCTGCCCGTCAGCACGCCGCCAAATGCTATAGTGGCGCAATTTGGCAACATTCGTACAAAGGATATG GCGGTCGGTGGCATCTTGCCCACAATAATTGTCACCGTTTCACTGTTGGGCTTTATGCAGACATGGGGTCTTGTAATATTTCCAGATCTAAATGAATTTCCAGATTGGGCTAATTCTACCAATGCaaaagtttag